GAATCCTTGGCTGACGCCTTGCCTTATCTAGTTACGGTACTGAATACCAAAACATTTAGAGAGCAGATAGCATGGTTCTTGTTGAGGCTAACTTGAGCGGACCACATCGACGTCTGTGTCCAACCTGCCAGCTCATGAATCCCGCGCCGCAGTCCTCCAAGTGTCTGGGTTTTTTCAGGGGTGCTCACTGACCTCGCGGTGTGGTTCTGGGTCAGGGCCCTAAGCCCTCAGACCCCCGAGAGACGGTTGTTTTTTGGAGAGTAACAGTCTCGCCCCTGGGGTTCAGTTTCCATGACCCAGTTGAAGGCCATGCTTTGGCAGAGCAGCCAGAGAAGACTCTAGCAGCCAACCCATGCTGGGTCTTACCAGAACTCCCTGCCTATTTTAGCTCCGTGAAAAGGATATGGAAGGATGTGTGGGAGGTAAATAAGAAAAAGAACATCTGGACGATTAAAAAGGGAAAGTGACCAGAGTTTTTGAGTTTGTAAGAAGAAAAAGTGTGAGATGGTATGAGATCTGTGCTGAATGTACAAGGAGACAGAATACTTCTGTTTTGCTTTTCATAAGGTCATGTTATGATAACCCTCAGCATGAAAACATTTATGAGCCCAGCAGAGCAGGGACGAAGAAGGCTTTAATAACAGAGCTTTTTGGACCTTCCCTGGTATCGTTTCCTGTTTGCAATGAACAAGCCTCACCAAATCACAAAGTTATTCCGAGCGTCGGTTAACCATCTTTGTTCCACATTAAATTCTTTCTTTTCTGCATTTCCTTTTCTGTCAAGCATAATCTCCATATCAGCCGCAACCAGGCAGTGTCCCTGTGACTCGCCTCCTTGTAAAAAGACACTTCCTAAGGCCGTCTGTCTGTTGAACGATGGACAAATTGGAAGCATCTCAAGAATTGAAACAAGTGATCCACGAGGCTAATGCACCCCAGCAGGCCCATGAAAGCGACGTGCTTCACTGGGGAACCTCTAGCTGTCATGCTTCAGAAGGACCGAGGTCAAGCACCCGGGGTCAAGCTCGTCCATCCTCTGGTAAAGGCAAGAGGTACTAAGGAGCATTGCCCCCCCGAGTCCACTGGTAAAGGCCACCTCCTGTCTGGTCTGCCACGAACCACGAGGAACAGCCCTTCAACCTGAGTGCATGTTTGAATGTGGGCAGGAATATCTTGATgtaaaaacacagagagaccatcagacacacagacaggcaggcaggcaggcaggctgaCAGGCAGGCAGATAAGTAGATATATAGAAAGAAAGATGGATAGACAGATTTATAGATAAGTAGATGCAAAGATACATATTCAGAGGAAATCAAACACGTGGGCCGGCCAAACAGGAAATGAAAGACATGGTTTAGGCAACAGCCCACAGTCGCATCTAGTCAGACTCCCCCCATAACCTCAGCCCTGCAGGAACAAGGCCTGTCAACATTCTCACACAAGTCTGACGTCATGTACGCCAGACCAGTGTCAAATATAAACCACCATCAGGACACTTAAACAAAAGCTCTGCTTCTGTAAATAACGAAAACGaaaattgttttttaaatattctGTTATGAATATCTCTGTGAAGATCACCCACACAGTATTCCCCCCGTAGAACAAAGAAACACGTTTGAATAAGTTGCCGAGGAGCTGTTACATGTTAGCGTGGCTTATTCGGTGGGGAACAAACATTAACCAAAGGATGTGCTTTTCCTTGGCTGTGCTTTTCCTTGTCTGTGGTTCCCTCCTAAACTCCCTCTTTCAAGGTCCTTGTTGTCACGTTTTATTATTGAGTAGGGCCTTTACGACATCCTGCCTTACAAAATGAAGACGAAAATTATCATCCTGGCGAAATTCTATGAGCATGAGCGTGACATTTCCAGCGTATTTCCCTCATTTCTCAGCCAACCGCAAGCCCTGTGGGATCCTgcctctcactcctcttccACAGCTAATTGCAAGCTACGCTTTGCTCTCATAAGTATCTTTAAGCTTGTTTCACTGGCAGTTACAAAATTAGCTTGTTTTCCCTAAGCCCATGGGCACGGCTTTACAGTACACAGTGTGGAACAGGCAATCAGGGGCACTTAAGTTGTAGAAAGGCAATCACCGTTGAATGGAAAACCTAGACCCATAGGTATGATAGGGCTCCTTCAACCCCAGTCAGGTTTACAAGACTGAATAACAACTTCAAGTCTTCCTGATAGCGCTTTTGAAAATCTGGTGAGAATTAAAGCGATACCGTGTTTACAGTTTTTATGTACTTGTGTAGCCCTTCTGTTTATCCAGGCTCACAAATCAGAAGTGAGATTCTTTCACTTCAACACTGCATTGGCAGAGCTTTCACCGTTTCTGCTGCTTCGTGTTTAGCTTCCAGGCATACATTGCTTATCAAAGTGAAAAGTGACATTTTTCTCGAATCCTCTGTTGGAAAGCACTGTCTCCTGATCGTCTCCTCTCCTATTCGTTCCTGTGTCTACAATCCAAGTTGTTTTGACGTTGGTATTGCATGACAGGATTTGATCTTTAAATATATAATGTCTATGGACTTGGATATGCGCTGAACTCTAAAGTCACTGTAATGCTGTTCAAGGGAAGGAAACTTGTGCATGTGCGCTTGGACCGAGAGATAATGGCCATTGTGGCGTGGCAGGGTGGTTGACCATGCTGGACTGGGCTGTGGTGTGTTTGGCTTGCAGCCTTGGGAAGGCAGTAGCAGGATCCCTCTCTGCCTACAgcaaaccctctctctctctgcacgcTCTCAGCGGCCAGCCTCCATTTAGCAGGGCATAAATGGCCTTGACTATGGAAGACTATGGAAACGTTGTTAACGGCAGGGAAACAACACGGTTTCTGTAACAATGGCTGCCCTTAATTGAAATCCTCTATTTATCGAACAGACATTTAATGCTGGAGCCAGTCTTTATTTTCTGTTGGGCATGTAGTTCTGGTCAATAATACATAAGACTGAAATCAAGCGGGCAGGGTATTCACTTGGGTTGGACATCGATGGTAATAGTGTTCTCAGGGTCGAGAGTTGTTAGATCATCTCATTAAATAGGTTATGGAAACTAAAGCAGAGATGCGGAACCATGTCCTTGCCCCTGGGGAAGCGAAGGCTATGCACTCTGTATATACGTTATGCATCTAGATCCATACATCTGGACTAAGTCAGCCAACAGTATCGGTGAAAGTAACACTTTATTGACTCTTTGCAGACTTTTTAAAACATatatctttcttcttcttcgccTTCTGACACGGTTGCATATTTGCACACTGAACTCAGCTATCAATCCGTCAAAATAAAACTACATTCAGTAGAGCTTGCGTCTGTGTCAGTTGGTGCAGAAAGGGGCTTGGGTGAGAGGGGACGGGAAGAGATTGGGTCCAGTGCTTACCCAAAGCGTTGTTTTCACCCGGGCCTCCTAAGTCAACAATCTAAGCAACCTACAGGCGTTAGGGGcctgtgggagggagagggaaaaagCAGCAAGAAAGATGAAGAATGAGCAGCGAAAAAGAAACCTTGCAGGAAAAGACGTGGGACGGGGGTAGTTTTTCCTCTAACATCTAAGGTTTCACGGGTTTAGCATTTCCTACTTGAGAGGTCCACATGTGCCCCCAGTCATTCGTCTGACATCATCAATTACCTCAAATTAACCGAATGATGGTCCACCGAGCAGAAAACCTAGTAGGCGATTAATCAGTAAGAGCACCTTGAGCCTCGCAGCTCGACCTGAGGGGGATAAGAAGAAAAATGTGCGGGGCACCGACCACGCACCAAGTACCATGGAGTGTGTACTTTGCATTTCCATCCTTTCCAAGCCGTAGATTTGCCATTTGCACATTGGAAACAACACGGTCCAGAGAGTATATATCCCTCTGGGGATGAAATTGCCAATATCCACTGATCCACTTGACTAGACCCCGATGAGTGACTTTAATGGACAACACACCCATATCCCCGTGGCATATCCATACCGTAGGGCcattggggagagagggaaggaaaacGCAGAGCGAGAGATGGACTTTTTTAGCAACTTGTTTTAGGTAGGCTACAGCCACAGCCTCAAAGCAGAGGTGTATTCTGGTTTTATTCAGTCATTTCTGCTTTATGCATCCTCTGTCTAAGCATGAGTTACTAGCGGTTTGGGGGATGACGTAATCGTGGAAAGGTCCTGGGTGCAGTCAAACTTGCGAGTCAGTGAGGAATTTTTCATCTGGTCAAGGCTGGCTGGGCtgtctttaaaaataaagatgttaGTCATCacatgagaggaggggagaggagcaggagagcgggggagagagaggaagggaaagtCATTACCAGAGGCAGAAGCCATGTTGTTTACTAAACACTGCTACCAATCGGGACTCGTATATTGGTAATATCAATAATGAAGCACAGGTCAAAGTACATGTGCTTGACCTGCTAGGTTAACAACCGTATCATCTAAAGGGGAAACATATAAAGCGTGAAGTATGTTTACCCATAACCCAACGTGTGAACCTcttgacacaaacacatttacatttgtgtttctctttgtttgCTTTGGACATTTGGAGCCCAAGTTCATGGGCAAGTAATAGACGTAACAGTATAAATCATGCATTTGTCACCAGACTTTAGGGAGTGAGCACATGGTAGTATGTTACCATACACTACATGTTATGCTGTCaggccgacgatttaaaaagtTGTACTTTCGGCTGAGTTCAAGGCAGATTTCATTAATGAAACCGGAAATAAGGCTTATCTTGCAAGAATGATCTTTTACTGACCTCTTTAAGCACATGACATCTCATGAAAACAAATTAGTCTACAGTGCCCCCAGCAATTAGCTTGCGTTCTAAAGATAGAAAACCGTTCTATACTTAATGCAAACGGTGCAGGTGTTTATATTACACCTACCTTGGCTTAGCTAATTCCTTCTGGACTTCCAGGATAGCTACTCAGCCCTTTTTTTTATACATGACAATGGCATTTGTAGGACAACacgtatatattttaaatatattgatgtattttttatatatataacagaATAGTGAAAGGAGGCTGAGCACCACCAATTGTCCTTTGAGAAGGTCAAGTGTTCATGTACTCTGCTAACAAAGTAAAGggcgagggtgggggggagcacTCTTTGGTATGGGTTCCTCGCATGTGTTCCTTATTACCTCATCTTCAGCGGGCAATTTATGACTCCATCGCGGGCCCCCCTCTCTGCTGAGCCGTTAGCATCTGCCCAAGATAAAAGAAAAGCCCTGCATTATTACTCAGGTTGCGTGGACCTGTTCACACAGCCAGCGCCAAGTCTCGGAGTATCTGGGGTTCATGCTGGTATAAACATATATTTGCAGAGGAAGGTATGCAAGGGGGGTGTATAGGCATTAAAATGCAACTCAATTATACCATTTGCTAGAATGCATTGTGTTGTCGGCTTGTGTTATTGCCCAAAATAAATTACCCTGTTATGGAAGCCGATAAAACAAACTTAGTTGCAAATGTAGAAAATGAAATATAGAAAGTGTACCTACATGATGACACGTAAtataatacacacaaatatatgaaaAGCTTACTTCACTGTTACCTGTTTGTATAGATCTTGTGTGTACTGTCGCCTTCTAGCGGTTGAAAATAAACTTTTTAAAGCGATAGTTTACTTCGCTATCGATTGGCCCCACGCTCTGCCCCTTCCCATGATTTCTATAACTCAATCATGACTTTCTAAAATTAGGCATTTTTCTAATTCGTAAAGGGCAACTAATAACCAGTGTTCTTGCAAGGTTCTAGTATTCTAGCCGTGGTGTACGTGTCTACTAGCATCCTGTTTAGCCTTGCTCGCTTGACGATTGAAGCAAAGTAATCATCTTTAGACGACAGCCCCATCTGGTGGTGAGAAGGGTTGCAATGCATGCCAGCTTCAAAGTCAAACTTAATTGAAGTACAGATAACGGGATTGAAACTGACTGGTAAAAGTTTCTCCATAATAAAAATCACTTTAGGAAAAATCATATAGTAGATCAAATTAAAATAGAAATACTTATAAAGGAGTATGTTTGGTGAAATTATTGAGCTGCTGTAAGGTATAGTGAAAACAAGGTTAAcagtattatattttattagccAGAAGTCCTACAAATAATCGTTGCTGTGGGTCTGCTGGACTACAAAGCATATAGAATACAGTTAACACAAGAAAGCAGCTGAAGACACCCACAcagtttataaccaatgtcacTCATGACAGATCAACACATTAAACCGATCAGTCATATCAGACTCTTGCCAAACATGTGGATTGAGAAGAATATTCCTTGAACAAAATGTCAAATTTTGATCTAAATTCATAATTTTATGTCAAATGCGACATATATGGATTAGACATTAGAACCATGACTAACGTGGTGAATACTAATAGGATGTGTGATGTCTGAGTATGTGTCAGCGATGGGCAGTGCATTGTTGGGAATCACAGATGTGGCCCAAGATTAAGCCGCTTATAATCTATTATGATTATCCATTAAGATACTGATGATAATTTCAGTCACAAAATGGAACCCCTCTTAAAGTGAACTTAGTTGTATTAAGTTAGACATGTTGTGGTCAACAAGAAATAattctgaaataaaaaaaaaaacgaagtaATAACAAAGTGACCCTAAAATATAACGGTACTGCAGTAATACACTTAACCAAGTTTAGAGGCATTGCACGCGGAAGCTTTTTAATGagaatatgatgtgcatgtagtAGCGACTGTAGCAAGAGATACTGATACATCGTTTCACATTGGACCACGTTGAGTGCTACTGTCTTGTTCCGTCAAAAGATGCACGACAGACAGGCGGCCGCagcatcatcttcatcatcatcatcctctgcTGCAAAGATTTCATCAAACAGAGTCCAACAATTTTACAGGTAAACTACGCTACAAAGAAAAGCATGTAGTGTGTGATTCGCAGTAGCGGTCTCGGCTACGAGTAAAGCAGAAGCGTTTCGGACAGATTTGCCCTTAGATCAACTCGCCCACAACCCCCGCCCTCAATTCCGATTGGCTGTGGAACCaagtcgagggggggggggggggggggggggggggggcagcaggcagGTGGCGGGTCTTCATGTGGGCGTTCTCAGGGAGCCAACGGCCCCAGACTGAGCTCCACGTGGTGTGTGAGCCAGATGGCCTCCGTAGTGGCGTCGCCCGCCTCCTCGTTGGGCCTGATGGGAGCAGCCAGGTTGCGGAAGTCGTGGCGGATCTTGAACGACACCAAGACATCCGTGTCACCCTCCTTCTGGGGCACCACTTTGATGAAGAAGCCGATCTTGTTGGATTTCCTGAAGGCGACCACACTGCAGACAGGACAGGGGGAAGGGGCGAGAGGTGAGGATTTAATGAGCAATGACCTGGGCATAGGGGTGGGTGCGTGTGAAAGCGTGCGagtgtgagcgcgtgtgtgtctccctctcactctgggTCATCTTGAAAATCCTGAGGTTCAGCTAGTTCATCGTAATCAGCGGCAGCATCCTTTCCTGCCAGGACAAGTTCCTTGGTTGGAACCAtcacctacaacaacaacaacaacaatccttTAAAAATATGTCACGCGTAGGAGTCAATTTCTCACACTTTCCAGTTAGGGGACAGGCTTGGCGCCATATGGGAATTTTATAATCAAGTGTGACATTGGGACCCTATGATAACCCAGTTATCCTCATGACTAGATAACACAAATCAATTAGCATCAGTGCAGGAGCGATATAATTGAAACGGCGTGTTCCGTGTCATACCTTGGCAGTGCTGTTCACGTCTTCTGGGTCGCCCTCTTCGCAGGCCACCAGGGTAACGTGGGTCAGGTTCTCCACTGGGTTGGTCAGGGTCAGCAAAACTTGGCTCTCCTAACCAAATATAGGGCAAGTGTAGGATGCATATCTTTGTTAGTAGCCAAGGCCCTTCAATGCTTTCAATGTCGAGTAAGAAGCTAATTTACTTATTCACATGAGGTTGGCAGCAGCATCTTAAAAGGTCAATACGGGGCTGGGTGATCAAACTATTGTGGCGGTCTCTACTTGTTAAACTGAAACATTTGATGGTAACTATGATTTGAGCACCCAGGCCAGTATTGTCATTTTGTCCGTGTATACATAGATTTTTAAGATGGGCTAGTGAAGGCCTTGGGAATGGATAAATATGTATACTtcaacatgatgcatttataaagtgtattaatattgtatatatttgtattaatatcATGGAGCACATGAGACACTGACCTTCATGTACCGGAGATTTGGAATAGACATAATTCTCACTTCTGGGATGTAACTCCTGTGATCAAAATGGAAAACAATTATCTTCCACAAACAACAtgccaataacaacaacaacaagaagaaCCCCTATTATCACAGATAATTAACGACCTATGTATCCATGTTTCACTTTGGATATGTGGCCAACTTTAATGAACAGAATGAAAAACAATCATTAATTCATCATTCAACTATTTTTCAGCCATTTCTAAAGTTCTGACATTTTCTAAAACATTGATCACTGGGAAACTACCTTTTCTAGCGACCTGATGATGAATATTGGAAACAAATTTAATTATTTTCAGAAATATACATTGTATTCAAATCTTTGAAAGATAACCCAAGATAAAAAGTTGATAAAAGCAAACTAATACTCACACAGCCACCAGCTGAATTTTGAACTTAATCGAAGTCGGGTTGAATTCCGGTTTGCTCAAATTATGCTCGCATTTCTAGGGAAGGAAAGGCGAATGTCAGCGCGAGTCTCTAGCGCAGAGGACACACGTGAACAACACCattcaaaacacaaacagaccgaGACGTACCCTGCAGCGCAGCGACCTCTTCATCAGGAGATGCTTATGTTTGGGGTGGAGTTGGGACGCTCCCGACGGCTGGAAGTCCGGCTGCAGCAGGCGCTGCCGCAGGGTCGTCACTGGAGGGAACGCCACCAAAATGAGGAAAGTTGACCACAGAGTGGCAGACATATTATAGACACATCGATGCCGGGCCGACCTAGTGGTACAACAACCCTGCCAACGGTGCTCCTTTGGGGAGGGGGCACCTACCCTCTGGTAGGTTAATGGGTCGTGTGTAGCAGTCCTCAGGCAAGGGCTCGACCTCATCCAGGGCCTGGGCTGGTTCTATGTTGATCTCCTTCTGGTCCTCGCCTTCTTTGAGGCTAGTGGAACAAAGGGATTTCACTTTAGGCCAACACGAGGCCCAACCGATGACCAGGCAAACAGGTACACAGAAAGTCAGGTATGTGGCACTAGTGCCGATATTGAAAATGGGAAGTTgtttaaaaatccaaaaacgtatgaatattttttttcgttttcaTAGATTCTAATTCAATGCAGCAATAGGTTATGATGGGAGACTCACGTTAGGCCGGCCAGGCTGGATAGGGGAGCTCCGGCCCGCTGCCTCTGCAGCCTGGTGCCCAGGCCGTACTTCTCCTACAGGAGAGAGCATGGCACGTCAGGCTCAATGCACTACGGTGCGGGATGTACCATATTAGTACTCAGGATGTCAACATACAACAGAATATTAAAAGACAAATGTCTCCATAAAGAAAGGCCATTAAAACTACATTTGCAAAAGATGcaaacagaaattccaccttgGTAATGGGAACAAATAGGGCTTCTAAAAGGGTCAGGATAGAGGGGTGGAAGTGGTTTGGTAAGACTTATGGTCAAATTAGTGTTGACCTATATGTTTTTAACTCGTGGTGCAACTACACTTGGTTACAATGTGTTTGCTACTCGTTTACCAATTCAAAAGGCCCCTATTTTGTGGATCAACAACATTTAGCTAGAGGGAGACATTCATGTGATCTGGGAAGTTAgaattaagagagagagggaagagaagaaGACAGTGCTACTGTACACAATACAGACAACCCAAAGTTGTGAAAAATACAACTCACCACCACATGAATAGTGTGTTGCTGGGAgggtaaagaaataaaaaataagaatcAATGCACACAAGCAAAAGGGTTAAAAGGGAAAAACAGGTTAAAAAAGACAGGAGGAAGCAAAGCAGTTAAGCATGAGTGGCAACTGGGGACATGCAAAGGCAAACAAAATCCATCTTTGAAAGCAGCCGAACCTCAgataaaatgtaatatattattttatatctaCCCCCAACCTTTAAAACATCATGAAACTACTCTCGATAAAAAAAGATCTTAGACATTGACCTAAATAACATGGATAATTGAGGTCAAGTTCCCTGATCATTGATGATGAAATATTTAATAGCTGATTGCATGGCAGACACATTTATAAAGTTCAACGTGACTTTGAAATAAATTAGAATTGTCCTTGGCCGCTTGAAGGACTCCACTCCCATTTTCcttcacttaaaaaaaaaaacctaaccAACTTCtataaatattttacattagAAATATATTCATTAAAAAGATATATTTCTCCTTGATTCAACTAATGTCTTTGAAATGACGTTGGATAATAATCGGTTTGTCCCTGGGGATAGATAGAATATATATAGAAAAGGACATATTAAAGTCTCTTTGTCAGTACAATGTCAACATTTTAGAAAACACAATGCATGCGTATTAATTTCACAACAAATTTAGTCTGAGCTCATTTCTTATAACTTAATATAATCCACCCCTGGGACCACCCAATCAGAAAGAAGGGCGCAGTTTTCAAAGAGTAAATGGCTGTGCTACTTCAGATCATACGGCCCAGTGAGCTGAAAGCCTGCTGTAGTGTACCGAGAACGCCATCGGCATGCACTGTCTCCTCCTGGCCATCTTCTTCCGGTCTCGCTCCTGTCTCTCTCGTTGGGCCAACTGCTGGTAGTACTCTATCAGTTTGTTGATCTGCAAATTGAGCGAACAGGGATTAACAGTTTAATAATCAATCACATGCGTCTTAATTTCAACGATAAGGAAGTATGCGAATAATGGGGTAATTGTGTGTCTATTTGCATGTGGACCAGAGATCTTGTGATCAAGACTCATGTGGAAAGACAGAGTTCCACTCACCCGCTGAGTGTGAGGGTTTTCTGGTTCTTGCCATCCACCACTGGCTGTAACGAACAAAACACAATTCCGGTACACTGTCACAACAGCTAGCAAGGCTTAAATGAGTTCTCAAACCAGGATTTGCCAAATATATTTGAAGTGTTCGACCGCACTGTAAAAATTGCTCTGGCACATCTGTCCTATTTATTATGGACATCGTGATAGAAGTTAAGTCTCAAGTATGGGCCGGAATCCCAAGAAAGTGTAATGGTTggtgaaaggttctgggttcttCCCCATGTCCTTCCTTGCACACACCCGTACCTTCTCCTCAGTGATCTGTATCTACTTGTCACTGTAGGTGGCACTGTATAAAGCGAAATAACTATATGAAGCAGTAAAGTACAGCGCGTCATTCCAGTGTGTGACTCACCAACTGATTTGTCCGCCATGCCCACGTCTCTGGAAGTCCAGCGGCAAAACCCACACGCGAGGTAGTAGGCCTTCTTCATGGTGGTTTTGGTGGGGTCATCAGGCATGGGGGCTGGGATGTTGGTGGCCCGGGTGGACAGGGTGTGCATGCAACACGGGCAGTCGAAACAGTTGGCGCATCTGCAGCGACGAGGGAATACAGGAGGAGTTTCATATGTCGTTTTTCCCTCCAATGTTTACGCATCAAAATATGTGAAGACACTTATGGTTTGTTCTTTAAGGAATCGCTGATGTATAAATGCACATGTTGCTCACCTGTTCTTCTTCAGTTTAGCCTCGGCTGAAGGCATGTTCTCCAAGCAGCTCGGGCAGTAATGAGAGTCCACCTGAACAACATCCATTAGTAGGACTCAATTAAACAGCAAACAATGGGCTCAAAGGCTAAATGATAACTATATGAACAGAATGAATATTATGACCAATCTTTTtagataaatatttataatggTTGTGATGTTTTAATTCCAGTGACTATGTTATTCCAAAGCTGACAAATCCAGAGAGGTCGTGTTTGGGTCGCTCTTGTATGGGTGTGGTGTCTGTACAGTGAGTATGAACCCAATCCAAACCGATTGAAGCATAAAGCAGCTATAACACAAGTCACCTGCCTTTTTAGGCCATAGCCTAGTACGATAtataaaaacacagaaataaTAAACAACTTCCCTAACATTGCCTATTCTAACAGCTTCTACACAGCAACGCACCGGCGGATATATGTGGCCTATTCATACTAGACATCTAGCTAGGTGGGAGGAGCACAGCATATCGTTTTAAACATTAACTGATCATGAAGGAAACGTATAGTAAGTGTCGACTGAATAAAAGGAAGGAAATGGGTCTCTGGTGAAAAGGTACTCAGAAATTAGACCCATAACAGCCTGTCAAATCAAGGGGATCAGGCTAACAGCGGTCCACAACACTATAGCTAGCCTAGCTACCGATGCTAGCGCTAGCTCACTAATGACCACTGACAGAAGACGTGGAAACAAACCTCATGAGACACGCATTCCAGGGACCGGAGCTCGCTGCAATAGCGACAGAAATACAGCTGGGACAGCGGAGACCTGGTCTTCTTCTCCCCGCGGACCAGATAGATCACTCTATCGGGCTGCAGGAGAGACGCCATCTGTATACAATTGCAACTGGACTGCCTGTCAGAAGCCTAGCTACGAACCGCTAGCACGTATCCCCTCTATAGTCTTGACGTTATCGCTGTCGTAGTAGCACTTTCTGAAATCTTTACCCGCAAAATGCTGACCTCTGGTGGACACCAGTGGAAGTAACCATTACAATGCTGACCTCTGGCGGCCACCAGTGGAAGTGAGCCTTACAATTCTGACCTCCGGTGGAAGTGTTGGGAGTGGAGTCATGACCCACCCCCGCTCCGTAACGTAATATGAGGAAATTGTAAATGGCAGTGAAGCATTTAAAGTGTGAATTAAATAAAACGTATTAATTATTGTGGCTATAGTTCACATTCTcctaagtgtgcgtgtgcgtgtgtgtgtgtgtgtgtgtgtgtgtgtgcttatgggAATGCATGTTCGTCTAAAGTTATATCAGATATAAAGCAGTGAGGAACTCTGTGATTGTAATACACTCGTCAACTTTTTAatcatacacatatatataaaacagACAACAAACCACATATGCTTAGGAGATGAAATTGTCTGCCAACCATCACTGGCGTGAGGTAGTTTACTTCAGTCTTGAGTAAAATAGCCACGTATAATCAAAGAAAACAGATCTTACACCTGGGTCGAGTAAGAACAATaagcaataacaataataacccaCATTACTATTGTGGGCAACCTTTTGGCTGGCTGGTTTAGGACATCTGGTTACCTGTTTTCCAAACGTCTTAGACTTTCTCTCACAGTCTAGAACCTGTATACAGTGGCCGACTATAAGAGTTAGATTAATCACTAACTGCATAAA
The DNA window shown above is from Gadus chalcogrammus isolate NIFS_2021 chromosome 10, NIFS_Gcha_1.0, whole genome shotgun sequence and carries:
- the dctn4 gene encoding dynactin subunit 4, which translates into the protein MASLLQPDRVIYLVRGEKKTRSPLSQLYFCRYCSELRSLECVSHEVDSHYCPSCLENMPSAEAKLKKNRCANCFDCPCCMHTLSTRATNIPAPMPDDPTKTTMKKAYYLACGFCRWTSRDVGMADKSVASGGWQEPENPHTQRINKLIEYYQQLAQRERQERDRKKMARRRQCMPMAFSEKYGLGTRLQRQRAGAPLSSLAGLTLKEGEDQKEINIEPAQALDEVEPLPEDCYTRPINLPEVTTLRQRLLQPDFQPSGASQLHPKHKHLLMKRSLRCRKCEHNLSKPEFNPTSIKFKIQLVAVSYIPEVRIMSIPNLRYMKESQVLLTLTNPVENLTHVTLVACEEGDPEDVNSTAKVMVPTKELVLAGKDAAADYDELAEPQDFQDDPDVVAFRKSNKIGFFIKVVPQKEGDTDVLVSFKIRHDFRNLAAPIRPNEEAGDATTEAIWLTHHVELSLGPLAP